The Patagioenas fasciata isolate bPatFas1 chromosome 21, bPatFas1.hap1, whole genome shotgun sequence genomic sequence ACACAACCACACACAGCATGGTGTGCACCACACTCACCCAGCCATGTGCTCACACTCATACAGTCACACTCACCCCACGCCGTGTCCCACTGTCCCGTGTGTGCCGTGTCCCACTGTCCCGTGTGTGCTCTGTcccactgtcccatgtccccgcaggCAGCTCCTGGACAAGGACACCTTCTCCAAGTCTGACCCGCGTGAGTAGGGGCTGGGGGGTCAGGGGTctcggggggtgttgggggctcagggggtgtCGGTGCTGCGGGTGTCCATCCCCTGACCCGTGTCCCCCCACAGTCTGTGTGCTGTACACCCAGCGCCCCGGCTGCCGGCAGTGGCGGGAGGTGAGTGCCCAGGCggacggacagatggacagatgaGTGGCTGGGGGAGCGGCGGATCCCTCCTGCCCTCCACCCCCCCGCTGGGTGCCCTGTAATTAGCTGCTGCTTAATTGAGGGGCCGTGGTGAGCAGGCAGGGGCCGGGCAGGACGCGGTGCCAGCCCCACACGATGACAAAGGGGCACCTGGTCCTGCCGTGCCTGGCCTGCATGTCCCCTCCCGCCCCCATGTCACCTCGTGTCCCacatgtcccctggtgtccccatccctcgcTCCATCCTTGCTTTGGTCTTCATCTGTCCCTGTGTCcgtatgtccctgtgtccccatctaaGTCTCCATGTTCCCATATCTGTGTCCCCATACCcatgtccccctggtgtccccatgtcccctcgttgtccccatgtccccgtgtccccagtttGGCCGGACCGAGGTCATCGACAACACCCTGAACCCCGACTTTCTGCGCAAGTTTGTCCTTGACTATTTCTTCGAGGAGAAGCAGAACCTCCGCTTCGACCTGTgagtgtccccgctgtcccttcagtgtcacctccccagcccctgcGATGGCTCAGGCTGTGCCCGGGGGGGTGTTGGTGTCTGTCCCTATCCCGGCCGTGTCCTCATCACTATCCTGTCCCCACTCCCATCCCATGTGtcccctgctctgtccccaggtATGATGTGGACTCCAAGAGCCCCGACCTCTCCAAACACGTAAGCTGGGGGGGTTGTCACCGCTCCCCCCGGGACAGGGCTGGGACAGACGCGGTGACACGGTGGCTCCGCAGGATTTCCTGGGCCAGGCCTTCTGCACCCTGGGCGAGATCGTGGGCTCTGCCGGCAGCCGCCTGGAGAAGCCCCTGACGTGAGCCCaccccccgtgcctcagtttcccggGGGGGgccctgtgctgggctggctgcccggtgtccccatgtcccccccagctctGGCAAGGCGCCCTGGTCCTTATCCGGGTGTTGGGGACAGAGAGCAGACCCTGGTGACAGCAGCGCAGGCGCTGGGATGGGGCTCCTATGTGTCCCCCccgcccctgcctcagtttccccatggtgggggggtctggctttttttgggggtgtcccctccgTCACTGCTCCCTGTGTGTCCCAACAGGATGGGGACGGTCACCACGCACGCGCGGGGCAGGAGACCCGCTCCGGCCGTCTCCAACGGGTGAGTGTgggggtccccagccctgggggggtcacatgTGCCCCCTGGTCACCGTGTGTGTCCCTCCCGGCAGCGGCATCCCCGGGAAGAAGTGCGGCACCATCATCCTCCTCGCCGAGGAGCTGGGGAACTGCCGGGTGAGCTCCGGGGAGGGGGAcagcttggggacaccccagtgctgggtttggggggctgAGACCCCACTGGGGCCTTCCTCGCCTTGGGGTGAGGAAGATGCAGCTCAGGTTGAGTTGTTCCCCAGTGTGTCCCATGGGTTCCTCAGCCCCTCCAGGCTCCTGCAGCCCCGCTgtcccctgggggggtccctggggcgtcccctggggggtgtggggtggtgacacccctgtccccccctccAGGACGTGGCCACGCTGCAGTTCTGCGCCAACAAGCTGGACAAGAAGGACTTTTTCGGCAAATCCGACCCCTTCATGGTCTTTTACCGCAGCAACGAGGACGGGACGTGAGCGatatcccccccccaaaatgcgGTGACACCCCCTTCATCACAACGGGGGGACATAGCCCTGGCCATGGGGCACCCTGGGGACttttgatgtccccatggggctgggctggttttggggagggggggtgtgTCTCTAAAAACATCACCTGTGGGgtgatggggtgtgggggggttgtcACCAGCGGGGTGACCCCCTTGTGCCCCCCCAGCTTTACCATCTGCCACAAGACGGAGGTGGTGCGGAACACGCTGAACCCGGTGTGGCAGGCGTTCGCCATCCCGGTGCGCGCCCTCTGCAATGGCGACCACGACCGGtgagccccgtgtcccccccgtgtcccccccgtgtcccccccgtgtcccccccgtgtcccccccgtgtcccccccgtgtcccccaggttCCCACTCTGCACCCCCTTCCCCCGTCTCTGTGGTCCCCCCGCGATGCCCGGGTCCCCAGCTCCCCGCGCTgcgtgcctcagtttacccatctGGGTAACGGGGCTCCAGCTGCACCACGGAGCCACCCCTGAGCGGGGGGGTGGGTGTGTGTCCCCCTCCAAGCCGGTGTCACCAGCTGCGTGTCCTGGCAAACCCAGCTTGGCGGTGGCACCGCGTCGCCGGCTTGGCCCCGTGTCGGACGTTGCTGTGGCAACGGGGGATAAAAATAGGGATAAAAATATCCCGCTGGAaaaggctgaggaggaggaggaggaggaggaaggaggaaaaggcCCCACGGAGGCGTCAAAACAAACCCAGGGGGTCCCATGAcgccccccggggtggggggttTGGGCTGCCGGGTGGTGGCTGTGACCCCCCCTTGCCTTGCAGGGCCATCAAGGTGGAGGTGTACGACTGGGACCGCGATGGCAGGTGAGCCGGGGGGGGTGGtggctttggggacccccctggcacCCCAGCTGGCAGTGACACCCCCTCACCCCACAGCCACGACTTCATCGGGGAGTTCACCACCAGCTACCGGGAGCTGGCGCGGGGACAGAGCCAGTTCAACGTCTACGAGGTGACACCAGAGAGCGGGGGACCATGGGGGGGTCCagctgcacccatgggtgtcacagtCCCCGTGCCGCACCCCTGAGCATCACAGTCCCCAGGTCCCCACGCTGCAGCCCCAGGGTGTCACGGTCCCATGTCCCAGGGTCCCCAgactgcacccatgggtgccatggtCCTCAGGGTGCCCCTGtcctgcacccctgggtgccACAGTCCCCTGCGCTGCACCCCGGGGTGTTACCCCTCCCAGGGTGCCCCTCCGCACCCCGGGGTGCCCCATGGGGAGCAGTTCCCATCCGCCCCCCAGGTGGTGAACCccaggaagaagatgaagaagaagaaatacctgAACTCGGGGACGGTGaggacggggggacacggggaggggacacCCTGGGGCGCGCAGCCGCTGTCCCCGCTCAGCCGCCTGTCCTGCAGGTGACACTGCTGTCCTTCGCCGTGGAGTCCGAGCACACCTTCCTGGACTACATCAGGGGCGGGTGAGCCGGGGAGACGCGGcactgggtgtccccagcacccccaggtgctcCCTTGGGTGCGGGGATGAAACCTCAGCACAGGGAGATTTGGGGTGcttggagttttggggggggggagatgCATCCAGTCCAGTCTGTGGGCTGAgggctggctggggagggggctgtaccacccccccatgtccctaacGCCGCTTTCCCCCATGTCCCTAACGCCACTTTCCCCACTCAGGACCCAAATCAACTTCACGGTGGCCATCGACTTCACCGCGTCCAACGGTGAGCGcggggctgtgccccctcccggTGTTATTTAACGAGGTTTGGGGGTCATTAAACCGCAGCGGGGGGTGGTTGGGGCCCAACTGACCCCCGTGCCCCCAGGGAACCCCTCGCAGTCCACCTCGCTGCACTACCTGAGCCCGTACCAGCTCAACGCCTACGCCATGGCGCTCACCGCCGTGGGCGAGATCATCCAGGACTACGACAGTGACAAGATGTTCCCGGCGCTCGGCTTCGGCGCCAAGATCCCGCCCGACGGCCGCGTGTCCCACGAGTTCCCACTGGTGAGGACCCGTCCCCGAGGGTGGGGACGGCGGGGTTGGGGACACGGCGGCGTTGTCACCGTCCTCGCCCGACAGAACGGGGACGCGGCCAACCCGGCGTGCAGCGGCATCGCGGGGGTGCTGGAGGCGTATCACCGCAGCCTGCGCAGCGTCCAGCTCTACGGACCCACCAACTTCGCCCCCGTCGTCAACCACGTTGCCCGGTaagggggtcccagcaccctcGGGTGGGGTCTTGCGCCCACCCTGGTGTCACTCGCGGGGTGTCCCCCGCCTCCAGGTCGGCGGCGGAGGTGCTGGATGGGTCGCAGTACTTCGTGCTGCTTATCATCACCGATGGTGTCATCTCGGACATGGCGCAGACCAAGGAGGCCATCGTCAACGTGAGTCCTGGGGTGCCCCCGATATCGGGGTGCAGGGACCAGCCGGGTTTGGGGGGTGCTGAGCCATCCGGGGTGCAACACCCCACGATGTGTGCAGGAGCAGGTGGAGATATGGGGGGTACAGAGATGTTGGGGTGTAAGGACCAGCGGGTACTTGGGGTGCTGTGAGTTGTTGGGGTGCAATTACTGGCTGGGGACCTCCAGGATGTCAGGGTGCCCTGGCCACATGGGGCTTGGGGTGCCCCGGACAGGGTGTTTGGTGGCAAAACACTAAATTTGATGCCTTTTTCCCCTCCTCAGGCTGCCAAGCTCCCCATGTCCATCATCATCGTGGGGGTCGGCCAGGCCGAGTTTGACGGTAAGGCTGGGCCTAAACTGGGGAGCAAACCctctggtggtgctggggggtccccgtgtcccccctcccAACCTGGCTCAGCACCCTCTGTGTCCCTGGGGGACCAGGGGCGGctttgggggggcacaggggaaaTGTGAGTTGAGTTTGTGGGGGCTCAGCGGGGTTCGCTGTGAGCTGCTGTGTGTGGTTATGAGCAGCGGCTGAATGAGCCCCCCCAGGGTGTatttgggggggacacaggcAGGCCCCCCCCCCAGCAGCCACGTGCTCTGCCACCgggcagcagcaaagccaaattaaagctcccccagtaaTTAGCAGTGATGAATCAGCCCCGCTCCCCTGCCTGCACGTCCCTGCCCGCAGCtgcgggggctggggggctgccagctggggctgggggggccacaGGGGCGCctgaccctcccttgtccccccgCAGCCATGGTGGAGCTGGACGGTGACGACATCCGCATCTCATCCCGTGGGAAGGTGGCCGAGAGGGACATCGTGCAGGTACAACCCCCCCTGCAGGGATTGGGGACCCCACCGGTAAGGGGGTGGCACAGCGGGGTggcctggggaccccaaacctgccccatcGCACCTGGGGGCCAGGGACTGGTCCTGGCATGGAGGGACGATGAGATGGGATATTGCGGGGGCACTGGGAtagtggggggacattgggatattTGGGGGGGGCACTGAGCCATGCAGGAGGGCACGGGGCCAGGGAGGGGATGTGCTGGGAtatggggggactgcactgggacatttgtgggggacactggggctggggatgcacctGGAGGTGGGGGTGCACTGggacggggctgggggggtgTACTGGGACATGGTGGTAAACTGGGATTTGGGGACACACTGGGACATCAGGAATAGgggaggggacagcaggatgtgggacatggggacacgccaGGCTACACTGGTCACAGGGAACCAAGCcctgcccccctcccctccccaactcccactgtcccctcttgtcccccagTTCGTCCCCTTCCGGGACTACGTGGAGGGGGCGTCCAGCGCGGGGCTGAGCATGGCCCGGCTGGCCCGGGACGTCCTGGCCGAGATCCCCGACCAGCTCATCTCCTACATGAAGGCCCGAGGGATCAAACCCCAGCCCGCACCCCCCAGCCCCGACCCCCCCgggccccctgtgcccccccagccctgaccccccccTCCGTCCCCCCCGTCCCCAGGTTTGGGTGTTTGTCTGAGCCCCCCCCTTTCCTTGCTCCAGGGGTAAGTGGTAACAGGTCCCTGTGCCCAAGGGGGGACACAAGccctgggtgggggggtttcCCTTCTGACCTCCAAAGgcacatttttggggtcccctctGGTGGCCCTGGTGACATTTGGATCATCCTCATCtcgtccccagccctgggggtgACACAATTCCCCCCCCATCCTGCAACAAGTGCCAGCTGCtcccagggggggtcccaggtccCTTTTCGTGTCCCCCCCCCTCACTTCACTTTTGTACTTGCATGgaccgtgtgtccccccccgtcccGTGTGTGTCCGCTGTGGGTTTGTATCAAGTGGCCTTAAACCAGAATAAATTATAGtctttttaattgtttaattACCACCCCCCTCAATCATCCCAGGTCCCCTCCAGCATCGCCCCTGCaaggggtgacccccccccaatCCGTGTCCCCCCCCGACACAGATCAGGGCACACAGGGTCCGTTTCGGCTTTATTTCTAAGAACCCAAATATTGCAAATATACAGAAAAATACCCAAGTTCTCACACATCCAGGTTTATTTACAGGACTCTGCGCTGGCCTCGCCCCCCCCCACAGCCAGGCCAGGGGGGGCGCAGGGCTATGGCTTTTCCTTGGGggggtcacgctgtccctgtccccatccctgtccccaggcgggGCCTGCGGGGACGCTGAAGCACATGCAGGAGGTGCTGGGGCCCCCCTGGCCCCCCCCATCCCACCGAGCTGGGGGGAGCAGCACAGTCACTGGGGCGAGAGCAGGAGCCGTGAGTCACGACAGCTCGGCCATGTCGCGATAGCGGGGGGGgcaaggggctgggggggggtcagcaccccaaTAACCTGCTgcttcccccccactgcacccccatccCACTGCACCCCATCACCCAGCTGGCGGGGGGGCTGTTATGGGATGCAGCCACCCCCCTCCAAAAAATGGGGCTTTCCAGTGTATGGAGACTGTACCAGTGCTGGGACCACAACCTGGTGGGGGGAACTGGGCGGGGGGCAAAGGACCGACCCCCCTGGGGGGGCTGCTCTGGGCCCCCCCATCCTGCCTGCACCTCCACCAGCGGGGGGAGCAGGGgccgagcccccccagcccctggttAAAGAGCTTCAAGCTTTAATTCATTATTGCTGCGTTTCCCTCGGCCAAAGCCAGtccggggggggagcggggggcaggggggcagagctgggggtcaccccacagccatggggacaccccccaagctggggggccgggggggccctggCAGCTCCTATTGCTTTGGAGAAGAAACAGGCTGGGGGGGGCGGCAGCTGCAGGCAAATCTGGCTCCtgtcccccccgaacccccccggCAGCGGTGACACCTTAGAGCTTGTCCCCACCCCGCCAGGGATGATGCTGCCATTGGGGGGGGCTCCGTCATCCTTAAAGTAAAACAGCCcagaaaagggaaaattaaaagcCCATAAAAGCTGCCCCCCCCTGCGCTGGAAGGAAATAGTGGAGTTAAATTAAACCCCTATGTCACCCCCCAGCAGCAAAGAGCCCGCGGGCGGGTGGTCCTGCCTGTGCGGGGGGGGCTGCGGCAGCGTGACggggtccccggtgtccccagcgtcATCCCCGCGGTGCCGCTACTCCAGGAGGTCCTGGGGAGAGACGGGACCGTCACCCACCGCTGTCCCCCGGCGTGTCCCCCTCGGCCCCCCAAACCGACcctggcggggggcaggaccCCCCCGTGCTCACCTCGTCAGAGTCATCATGGTAGCCGCCCTTGGTGGCCGTGGGGACAGGGTCCAGTGTGTCCAGCCCGTCTCCGCCGGTGGCCTCGGCGTGTTGGCGCAGCACTGAGTACCGATGGACCAGGAACCTGccgggggggggacagggacgtCACCGCGCTGCCTGCACCCCCACAAGTGTCCCCCCCTACCAGGGACACGCTCAGCCTGCGAGAGCAGAGCCGGGTGCAGGGACAGGCAGTGTCACCCCACGGATGGGCACTGTCACCCAGGGATGGGCAGTGTCACCCCAGGGATGGGCAGTGTCACCCAGGGACGGGCAGTGTCACCCCTGTGTCCCACAATGCCAGCGGGGGGGCTCAGCTCCTCACCTGCCCCCGCAGACGTATTTCTTGACGATGAGGACTCCGGCCACCACTGTGACAAGCAGCACGGCCACCACGGCCAGGATGATGGGGGTGGAGCTGGGGGACGCTGCCTGTGGGGACAGGAGGATGAGTCCAGAGCCAGGGGACACCAGTGTCCCCCAGAACACAACCAGCACCCCAGGGGACAAAAGCCACCTGTGGCAGCAGGATGTAGGGACAGTCCTGCCCGTCACAGCAGCAGTTTACAGGCAGGAGGTGGGCCGATGTCCCCAGCTGTCACCGTGCCTGGGTGGTGTCCCCGTCACCTACCAGCTGGCTGGGGTTGAGGAAGTTGCTGGtgcatttcttcttcatgtccgtCTCCTCCCGGCTTGGGCTCTCCCCTCCCGaacatttgtccccagggattTTCCGGTACCTGCAGACCGGGAGGTGACACTCGGTGACCCCACAAACCTCCCAGGGCCTGTCAGCCCCAACCCAAGGCCAGGAGGATTTGTCCCCACCGGGGGCTGGGTGAAGGATTCCCGGGGGTTTGGGGGATTCCGCCCAGTCCCTGGAAGAGTTTCATCCCTGGCCAAAAGATGCCGGGGGGGGTTTGGGTTTTTCCCCCCGTTCCCAGCTCTACCCGCTGGTTTTGAGCAGCTCCCGGCGGCCGTAGAGGCAGAACTCCAGGTCGTGTCCCTTCAGCTCCGGCTGCTCCACGCACACAGACTGATTCTCCGGGCGGTAGTAGCCAAAATCACTGCGGGAAGACGGGAAAAGCAGCTGAGCCCCGGCTTGGGGACCGGGAGGGGTGACATGTGGCCCCAAATGGGGACAGAAGCCGGGGGATGGTCCTACCAGAGGAAATCCTCCAGCGTGCAGGGACAGACGGACGGCTGCTTGGTGACGGTGTATTCGCGGCCGTTCTGGCACACGGAGGATTTGCGGAGGCGGCGGTACTGCTCCTTGTAGCCCAGGATGCAGCcgtcactggggtcactgggatcgCTGGAGTGCGCCAGCCAGATGGTGTAGTCCTTGTCCTCACCTGCGAGGGACGGGGGTTGGCaccgaggggacacggggaccccccagACGAGCAGCCCGGTGCTGAACGCCACCCTGTCACACTGTCCCCACGGCACATCCTCTGTTCATGTCACCCACACCGCCTGGGGGCAAGAGcagtgcccagcccagccccacctgTCACCAGTCCTGGCTGTCCCCAACCCAGCCCCGGCTGTCCCCACATTAACCACGATTGTCCCCAGCCCCCGTTGTCCCAATGCCACCCCCGCTGTCCCCGGTCACTCACAGGTCCTGCTGAGCAGCTGGCTGAAGTCGATGGTGTACGACACCCACTTTCGGGAGAGGAAGCTCCCGCGGAAGCCCCAGACGCTGACGGTCATGGATCGGGCGCCCGGCTCGGACGCCAGCCCCGTGAAGAAGATGGGCTCGGAGGAGAACACGTACCGGTACCAGCACTGCCCCTCGTCTGTCGAGAACCTGCCGGGGGTCGGCATCAGCACCCCCCAAAACCAGCCAGGGGCCCAGCATGGAATCATTTtcgttggaaaagcccctcgagatTGAGTCCACCCGttcccccacccccggcactgccccatgtcctgagaacctcatgtccgtctgtccaaccctccagggatggtgactccagcactgccctgggcagcctgttccaatgccccacagccctttggggaagaaattgttcctaaatccagcctcaacctcccctggtgcaacttgaggccgtttcctctgctcctggcgcttgttcctggggagcagagcccgacccccctggttccaagctcctttcaggcagttcagagatcagaaggtctcccctcagctcctgttctccagctgaactcccaggtccttcagctgctcccatcacacttgtgctccagcccctcaccagcaccCCGTCCCCCCTTTCCCTGGGGACCCCCTAAACCCAGCCAGCCCCCCCAGGGCAGCAAGGGGGCCCCATACATACTCGATGATGTTGACGGGCTGGTTGCTGTGCTCGATGGCCACGATGAGCCCCCCCGAGTCCAGGATGGCGTAATGGTGCGGCCCCTCCAGCATCCGCGCCCACGTGTAGCCCCCGTCGTCCGAGATGTAAACGTCCGGGCTCATCACCGAGATGGCCCCCCCGACGCTgcctggcacagggggacagcgGGAGTTGGGGGGGCCACACACATGGAAATGGGGGCTCCCTGTGCCCGCCACCCGCCCCGGGGGGCTCGGTACCGTGAGCGATGACGATGCCGACGGCGTTGGGCTCAGAGAGCGGCGCCATGGGGACGTTGAGCTTCTGCGAGATGCTGTAGGACGCGTGGATGTGGAGGCTGCACTGCAGGAGCAATGGGGGGATTCACCCGTTAACCCCagcgggtgctggggggcaccccaaggaccccccagCCCTCTCAGGGCTCGCTGTGGGGTGACCCACAGCCCAGGGTCAGCCCCACGGCAGTTGGacgcccccggggtgggggggacagacCCACCTCGTCTTTGCTCCTGGCCGTGGAGTCGCAGGTGGTGTTTTTGGGTTTGCGCAGCGGGACCCACTCCCCACCGCGGTCAAAAGTGATGACGGACTGGATGGAGTTGtctgcggggaggaggaggagaggaaaagaggggaggaaaagaggggggggaaaggaggggggagGAAAAGAGGGGGGAGGAATAgaggggggaggaaaaggggggggaggaaaaggggggggaggaaaaggggggggaggaaaaggggggggaggaaaaggggggggaggaaaaggggggggaggaaaagggggaggaggaaaagggggaggaggaaaaggggggggaggaaaaggggggggaggaaaaggggggggaggaaaaggggggggaggaaaaggggggggaggaaagggggggggaggaaaaggggggggaggaaaagggggggaggaaaaggggggggaggaaaaggggggggaggaaaaggggggaaaagaagagagaagaggaagaagagaagtcAATGGGATCAGGGTGCCCAGCACATCCTCACCCCCTGCACAGGGGTCACTCTCCCCTCAAGGTCCCCCAAGACCCAgatcccagccctggggaggtgtCACCCCAGGTTTTCttggggggtgacagtgacacagtCGCCCACCTTCGGAGAGGACGCTGGTGATGTAGATGCCGCGCAGGGAGGTGACGTTGGTGAAGTCGGTCTCCCCGCCCGTGGTGGTGTAGAGGTGCCGCTCCAAGGACTTGGAGTAGACGATGCCGCGGTCGTCGGAGGTGTAGATGGTGCCAAAACCTGTGTCTGCAGAGGGACACGGCGACAGCGGTGAGGGGGACAGGGTGGCCGCTCCCACGGGGTCACCAGTGAACcccccagggtgttttggggagagaaaaaacaaccccaaacgcCACAAAACAGCGCAGTCACGGTCCCCACGTGCTGCTGTTTCCAGCGGTGTCCCCAGTGCcgcggtgtccctgtccctgtcccactcACCGCCCGGCTCGTCCACGTGCATGAACACCAGGTCGTCGTTCGCGGCCAGGATGGAATAAAACTGCTCGTGCCCCACGGAGGGGAGCTGGGCCATGTTCCACGTCTCACCCTGGTCCAGGGAGACGTGGATGCGCCGCGTGGTaccctggggaagcaaagcatcaGCATCCTCATCCTTCATCCTCATCcttcatcatcatcctcatcctcctcgccGCAGGGAGAAGGGGACACCAAGAAGGGGGGGACAAAGCACCTTTTCTGTCATGACGGAG encodes the following:
- the CPNE5 gene encoding copine-5 isoform X1, with protein sequence MAGLGAPEPGSGPGPGPGPVPATRVELTVSCRQLLDKDTFSKSDPLCVLYTQRPGCRQWREFGRTEVIDNTLNPDFLRKFVLDYFFEEKQNLRFDLYDVDSKSPDLSKHDFLGQAFCTLGEIVGSAGSRLEKPLTMGTVTTHARGRRPAPAVSNGGIPGKKCGTIILLAEELGNCRDVATLQFCANKLDKKDFFGKSDPFMVFYRSNEDGTFTICHKTEVVRNTLNPVWQAFAIPVRALCNGDHDRAIKVEVYDWDRDGSHDFIGEFTTSYRELARGQSQFNVYEVVNPRKKMKKKKYLNSGTVTLLSFAVESEHTFLDYIRGGTQINFTVAIDFTASNGNPSQSTSLHYLSPYQLNAYAMALTAVGEIIQDYDSDKMFPALGFGAKIPPDGRVSHEFPLNGDAANPACSGIAGVLEAYHRSLRSVQLYGPTNFAPVVNHVARSAAEVLDGSQYFVLLIITDGVISDMAQTKEAIVNAAKLPMSIIIVGVGQAEFDAMVELDGDDIRISSRGKVAERDIVQFVPFRDYVEGASSAGLSMARLARDVLAEIPDQLISYMKARGIKPQPAPPSPDPPGPPVPPQP
- the SORT1 gene encoding sortilin isoform X2, translating into MSFGQSKLYRSEDYGKTFTDITGLLNNTFIRTEFGMAIGPENSGKVILTGDVSGGSRGGRIFRSSDFAKNFVQTDLPFHPLVQITYHPRSADCLLALSTENGLWVSKDFGEKWEEIHKAVCLAKWGANDTIFFTTYLNNSCTDLGLLELKKTSDFGKTFKVIGTKIYSFGLGGRFLFASVMTEKGTTRRIHVSLDQGETWNMAQLPSVGHEQFYSILAANDDLVFMHVDEPGDTGFGTIYTSDDRGIVYSKSLERHLYTTTGGETDFTNVTSLRGIYITSVLSEDNSIQSVITFDRGGEWVPLRKPKNTTCDSTARSKDECSLHIHASYSISQKLNVPMAPLSEPNAVGIVIAHGSVGGAISVMSPDVYISDDGGYTWARMLEGPHHYAILDSGGLIVAIEHSNQPVNIIEFSTDEGQCWYRYVFSSEPIFFTGLASEPGARSMTVSVWGFRGSFLSRKWVSYTIDFSQLLSRTCEDKDYTIWLAHSSDPSDPSDGCILGYKEQYRRLRKSSVCQNGREYTVTKQPSVCPCTLEDFLCDFGYYRPENQSVCVEQPELKGHDLEFCLYGRRELLKTSGYRKIPGDKCSGGESPSREETDMKKKCTSNFLNPSQLAASPSSTPIILAVVAVLLVTVVAGVLIVKKYVCGGRFLVHRYSVLRQHAEATGGDGLDTLDPVPTATKGGYHDDSDEDLLE
- the CPNE5 gene encoding copine-5 isoform X2, producing MAGLGAPEPGSGPGPGPGPVPATRVELTVSCRQLLDKDTFSKSDPLCVLYTQRPGCRQWREFGRTEVIDNTLNPDFLRKFVLDYFFEEKQNLRFDLYDVDSKSPDLSKHDFLGQAFCTLGEIVGSAGSRLEKPLTMGTVTTHARGRRPAPAVSNGGIPGKKCGTIILLAEELGNCRDVATLQFCANKLDKKDFFGKSDPFMVFYRSNEDGTFTICHKTEVVRNTLNPVWQAFAIPVRALCNGDHDRAIKVEVYDWDRDGSHDFIGEFTTSYRELARGQSQFNVYEVVNPRKKMKKKKYLNSGTVTLLSFAVESEHTFLDYIRGGTQINFTVAIDFTASNGNPSQSTSLHYLSPYQLNAYAMALTAVGEIIQDYDSDKMFPALGFGAKIPPDGRVSHEFPLVRTRPRGWGRRGWGHGGVVTVLARQNGDAANPACSGIAGVLEAYHRSLRSVQLYGPTNFAPVVNHVARSAAEVLDGSQYFVLLIITDGVISDMAQTKEAIVNAAKLPMSIIIVGVGQAEFDAMVELDGDDIRISSRGKVAERDIVQFVPFRDYVEGASSAGLSMARLARDVLAEIPDQLISYMKARGIKPQPAPPSPDPPGPPVPPQP
- the SORT1 gene encoding sortilin isoform X1, which produces MSFGQSKLYRSEDYGKTFTDITGLLNNTFIRTEFGMAIGPENSGKVILTGDVSGGSRGGRIFRSSDFAKNFVQTDLPFHPLVQITYHPRSADCLLALSTENGLWVSKDFGEKWEEIHKAVCLAKWGANDTIFFTTYLNNSCKADLGLLELKKTSDFGKTFKVIGTKIYSFGLGGRFLFASVMTEKGTTRRIHVSLDQGETWNMAQLPSVGHEQFYSILAANDDLVFMHVDEPGDTGFGTIYTSDDRGIVYSKSLERHLYTTTGGETDFTNVTSLRGIYITSVLSEDNSIQSVITFDRGGEWVPLRKPKNTTCDSTARSKDECSLHIHASYSISQKLNVPMAPLSEPNAVGIVIAHGSVGGAISVMSPDVYISDDGGYTWARMLEGPHHYAILDSGGLIVAIEHSNQPVNIIEFSTDEGQCWYRYVFSSEPIFFTGLASEPGARSMTVSVWGFRGSFLSRKWVSYTIDFSQLLSRTCEDKDYTIWLAHSSDPSDPSDGCILGYKEQYRRLRKSSVCQNGREYTVTKQPSVCPCTLEDFLCDFGYYRPENQSVCVEQPELKGHDLEFCLYGRRELLKTSGYRKIPGDKCSGGESPSREETDMKKKCTSNFLNPSQLAASPSSTPIILAVVAVLLVTVVAGVLIVKKYVCGGRFLVHRYSVLRQHAEATGGDGLDTLDPVPTATKGGYHDDSDEDLLE